DNA from Strigops habroptila isolate Jane chromosome 2, bStrHab1.2.pri, whole genome shotgun sequence:
CAGACCTCCAGACAAAAATAAGGCTCTCTGAAATCATTACTTCATGTTACATTGTTAGAAGAGATCTGTTGTTAGGATTAAAGTCTAATATTGGCTTTAAAATAACATCACTAGTGACTGAAAACCCCTTTCAACCATGGGTAAAGTATCAAAATTTTTGTTCTTGCTCACTGCTAAACAATATAAATTCAAACTAGACATAAGGCATACTAAACTTCCACACAGTGGACCATATTATTTCTCCAACTACATTTTTGATCTcgtaaacaatttttttttttacttggcTCTTTAAGTGCAGATTCTTAGTAACTGATCAAGTAAGCAAGACATTAACCTTTTGATAAACTTAGGCAGACATATACAGTGAGACTTCTATTTAGGGCATATTTTCCACACTCTTCTCACTCATGTGGCATGTCAGTGAATGCAGTCTTCATAaaaaacttctattttcttttgttcatatACTAAAAGCTTTCATTAACCCTATGGTCACACTCACACTGGGAACAAATTAGATTCAGGTGATTATGCTTTATTATCTCcaaaaaaaataccactttgAACTCTAAAAGTAGATCTACCATTCTCCACTCCGTGATGTGACTCTACATCTTCAAGCCAAAGGTAGACTGCTTGGTAATCAGAGTACAAGACTGAGGCTCATCTTACACCAATGACCTATTCTTTTCATTGTTTAGCATTCCCCACTATTGATATCTGCTAATTTTGCCAGGGATTGCCGCCTTCTGCTCAATGGTACTACTAATAAACATTGATAAACAGTTGAACCTTGAGAAAGTCCAACAGAAACCTCCACTATATACTGTGTTTGCCACTActttgagagagaaaaacagtttgATTCCGTGAATGAGGTGAAACAAACTACGCTCAGCATATCAAACAGCAGCAAGTTAAATGCCTCACAAAAGCAAATTGCCTCCAGATTAtaaaatttttcaaatttaaaatttgtGGTTTTAATGGAAGACTTTCCCTAAACTCAGTATGAATATCAATACTATTATCCTCTTTTAAAACCTATATTTAACTGAAACCTGTAGAAACTATTCCATTATTTTATCCTGGGTAATGTCACCTTGACAAACCTGGAATTATTCAGGTAattgtttttttattctaaaataactGGCATATTAAGTTTCTCCTGGTCTTTGAGAAGTGCTCCAGCATTCCCGGCGTTgtttaaaaaagccaaacataCTGTGATAGTCCAGAGACCTCTTCTAGCTTCTCTCCCCACGCCCTGCCAATTCTTGGTAACAAATTATTCAGGTATCTTTTATTAAGCCTTACACTTCAGTAGTTGCAGTTCATCATCATTATTAGTCAACAGTGCAAAAAAAGTATGTAACCACCATCCTGCAGTACATACACATCCCCTGTTCTCGCCATACAGTGTTTCTGTAAGTGCAGATTTTATCACACCTGCTTCATAGCGGATTAATATCGCAGtgggctttttgcttttagtttatATAGAAAAATCCCACCACACatacaacacacacacacacacacacacacacacacacacacacacacactcacttCTTTTGTTTCCCCACATAatgagctgccttttttttttccccccttaaaAAACATCTGTCTTTTTTCAGCCCATATATGGTGCTACTTTTCAGACTAGTTACCTTCACTTGTCCTCCAGGTAAATAACTACCCTCTCTCTACTTtgctaaaatgtatttaaacaatTTCTTAGTACCAGTCATAGTTTTCTGTTCGAGTTCTCTCAATCCAGTCTGTTTagttgtgtttcattttaagtCAATCCTTTCAAATCACACCACAGTGTTTTGCTAGTTCAGACATAAATGCTTTTACAACATACACTGAAATGTTATCTAGGGGTAAAAACAGTATCAACTTGTAGTAAATTTTTCTGTACTACTGTTTCTGCACTAAAACAAACATAAAGACAGTATCTTACCTATAGGCTTTACTGGCTTTTACGGGGGTTGCTTCAAATCCAATTGGACAAAAATAATGGTTTTGGCAATGGTAGATGTAGGCCATTGATTCATCTTTCAGTCCACGCGTTAGCTTTGCAAGGGCCCCTGCAGCTACAAAGAAAGATCAGGTTACAAGGCAGACTACTTTGGATCTAGCATAACATATTCAGCAAAAAAAGACCTATTTGACAATATAGAACAGTTACACTGCTTTTAAAGCTAGAGGACATGACCTGATAGGCAtgcacaaaatacagttttgatttcaaacttcttgtttgttttgggaaatTAAATACTATCTGCCACGTAGTCTGTACTAGGGAAACAAAATATAAAGTATGTGTTCTATTTAGATCAAAGTCACATTAAAAGTTACTTGCTGTgcaaaaaaagaaccaaaaaacaCACTGCAACGCAATGCAGTCCAACCACCCCAAGTTAGATGTAGCACACATCAATGATACTACTGAAACCTTTACAAGCTTTCAAACGTTTTGGTATCATGAGCTTCTTGGAGCTTCCTAGTCTCAGGAACACATTCCACATTTGGGCATACAATATTCTGTAATGTGACTGCAGTGCTCAGTTTCAGGAAAAGATTAGAAAAGGCACTCAAACACGACAGAATTCTCCCATGGGATACCAAGAACTGGATGTGCAGTGTCCTCCTGTATACCTTAAAATTCCAGCTCTGTGATAGCAGAATATATAgcacagaatatattttatcaaaataaaactacaaatgAAAGTTTTagcaaaataagagaaaaagtaATCCAGAAATATCAGGCAACTTGGAGCTATTTGATAGCTTATCTCAAACTGGAAATACTACTTACAGATTTTGTCCTGTCAAATGCTACACATTGCAGGATTTTTCAGTTTACACTCTGTGAAATTAATGCTTTAGGATTACGTACCAGTTTCTCCAGCGGTCTTGTTCTTCCCATGAGGTTTATACAGAACATATGAGCATCCCTTGATATGGAAGTGATCGTTTATTTGCCTAAACCACCTGAAACAATAAGCTTAAAGACTGTAGTAACTCAAGAgttattaaatgtaattttctttcctcccacttTTCCCCTGCTGgacagttcagaaaaaaagtctcCGAGTGCTACTAAGTGCCTACCACACTAGCATATAGATTGTAGATAACCATGGTACCCTAAtagaaacaaaacttaaaatatcCTAGAGAGATAAATACATACTCAAagccttttccttcattttgctttttcagaccCAACTTGGATCCATAATAATGAAAGGGCTGGATGTGAAATGTTGGTCCTATGTGTGTTCAGTCCAGTCACCTCTAACTTTCAGTTACTCAGCCTTTAGAAAGACACTCAGGTTCTGAGATGCCGATCTTCAATCATGATTTGTAAGCTACACAAAGGGAATCTTGTAAGACACCAGAAGGCAAGACCCTTCAAGTGAGACCATGTGAGGCTTCTGTCATATAAGCCTCACAATGCCCAAGCGTTACACAAGTCTCACACTGCAACTCTTCACAGCAGCAGTAAGTGAAGACAGGTCTGCAATTTTTCCACATTAGAAGATTCAAATTCACATCTCTGAAGATAATACCACAGTCATAAAGCTATGTCAGGTGATGGGGTTGGCTCCCAGCCCTCCTTCTTACCAACCTGACAAgtacttaaaaattatttaccaggaagaaaaaaaaaaacacaacctaATAAGAGTAACTTTTCTGCAGCAATATAGGGCACTCAAGGGGGAAAAGCAAGACGAATTACTCAAGACGAACTCCAAAAAGTTTAACTTTTGCATAGACTGTTTATATAAAGATTTATCAGCTTGGTCTATAAGAGTTGCTGTAACCTGACATACTCCTAGATATAAAAAATCTGGATATAAATCTCctaaaggagagaaggaagttTTCATGACACTTTCCACTGATCTAACCAGTATGTTACCATTAAAGAATAGACTGCTGCCACATTCTCAAATCCAGCACCCACATTCTGTGCCAAACCCTATATATTGGCTTCAAAAAATACTATCTAGATCAAATCCAACTCATGAAACAGGCAAGAACACAGCAAGTTTTTTAAATCTCACAGAAGGTAACACACCTGTCAATATGTTCAACACTCAAGTACAATATGCTCCTGACCCTGTTTAATCCTAAAATTCCTTTTGACCTTAACAGAACTGAATAAATAGGACAAAAATTTTAGACCCAACTCATCAAGATCAGGAAACAGCAGAACAGAAgtgaaacagaatttgaaattCAAGTGTTCTATGACTCCAAccccaccttttcttttttattttatataatctCCTGaacagctgcactgcagcaaagATGCAGCACTCACTATCTCATTTTCAGTTCTCAAATTATGTTTTACATAAAGCTACTAATATATCAATTGCCTTGTCAGGCTGTTCCAGTGACTTTaacatacattttcaaaaacaggaaaattaaggtaaagaaaaaagtttcctAACCAGGAGACCGGATTCATTAGACTATTCTACAACCATTAAACAAATTGAACCAAAAATCAAATAGAATTTCATGTCCACCTGATCTGTGTAGCAATACTGCACTATACAAAATGGCCAGTGCGAAAAACTCTTTACAAAGTTTCTTTGCTTACTGGCAGAGTACCCAGGTATGCTTCATTATCCTAAAACTTAAGAAGACTAACTTGTGTCagccacctttttttttttttaataacagaactactactgtatttttaaaggttctATCTCTTAGTTTCATATTATTTTGCATACATTAACAAGTTAGCtgcataaaaaaaacccaaacataccTCATTAAAGTTGTATTTCCAGTGAAGGGACCAAACCGAATCTCTTCAAATGGGGGCTGAAAGCCCAGTATATGCAAAGCTTCTTCTTGAGTAATAGGTGGTAAACTGGGGGgtgaaggagggagagaaaaaagaaaaaaaattgtttaatgAAGTAATTAGCAACATATTTTAGACTCTCTGGAGGCAAAGCAGTCTATGTGTGACTTACCTTCCAGCTCCCAGTGTACTATATAGGAAATTCCAGCAAGACACTAAGGATGAAATTCCACAGGAAGTCTTGTATTGAGGTCGGCTAACACAATacctaaaccaaacaaaaacccaagcaCATTAGTAAGCATTCTTGATTTAGTTACAGGAGCAACCTGAATTACTTTTCTATGTGCCATGCCACTGAAGTGCCATgttatctgaaatgtttttatgtcacctgtatttaaattaaaagaaaaaaaagaataaaaagagcccttttaaaaaaaggaataaacatGTTAATCAATTTTTTTGTGAGATCCTACTACCCTCTTTCATACAAATCAGTAGGAAAAAATGGTTCTGTACTAATACAATGTATGGTTTGATCCAGTCTCTTCTAACACATGAACTTGCAGTAAACTGCACCTCTACTTGACGAATGTTGTTCCGAGACACAGATGCCCTAGGCTAATGTTATGATGTCACAGACATGCAGTAAAAAACAGATGGATTCATTAAACTAAGTGAATTTAGTGAACTATATTCATATGATATAGGTTGAATAGAACTGACAGATTCCAACCAAATATTTCCCAGTGAAAGAAAGATCAGcagtaaaacatttcagtgcTATGTTTAAGGTTACTTTTTGCCTGACCGTGCTAATGAACTTGCagtttttttctcagcaatgAATCcccatgtaattttttttcctattgaaagaaaaaaaaatgtttagaaagaaaaatgtttttagaattTCAACAGGTGGGAGGGAAGCTTTCATTCCTCCCGTAGAAAGTAAGAGATTTCAGGTATGTATGCTTAACATATCCCCATTTCTACTAAAAAAGCAGTATGAAGACATTATTAAGAAGTTTGAAATCAGATAACCAGCAACAGTGTTTACTGACAAACAGTATGGGGATAATCTTAAATACAATTCATAAACACTACCATCTTCGGAGGTCCAACACTTTCCTCTCCTTCACGTCTTCAAGGGCAGTATGCTGAGGACACTCCCtgtggtgtttgctttttttgtcgACAGACTTTTTCTTTGTCACCTGCTTCTTCATGTTGCCTGCAAAACAGATTTCACAAACAAATTAATGCCTGATTTGCCTTTCATATCtttgttcttaaatatttttagtaaaagCATACACCTCGAATAGAGATGCTGGTTGTGTTAGTAAGTGCAAACTGGCACTAAACattaattgaaagaaaaagctcaaaTTCGTAACCAAGACTGTCAACAGGTTTGTAAAGCTACCATCAGCTCTGTAAACATCATCCTGTTTAGATCATGTATAGCATTAATGATGACCTGCCTGACTGTTTAGAGAGCAGTCAATCTGATTATTCTAATGTGATAAATCAGCCATCCCAGAAATAGATTCTTAGACCACCATGGACTTCCCATCTCTTAACattaaatgcacagaaaaaatataatgaaacaCGTTTTCCACAGCCAAGCTCTGTAACCAGCTACACtttctgatgaaaaattatACGTAAATCCAGTAAGAATAATACACCCCCAaggtcttttcctttttgtaagCCACTAAGGgagtggaaatgaaaaattggGCCACATGCTAGAGCAGTAGTATTGCTGTCCCATCCTGAAGCCATCATATCCAAATGAAATATACCACATACATTTAACAAAAATGACCATCCTGTAAGATAATATcattcatttcttatttttacttaaGGACACTCCATGCACACATGAAAAGGCAATGGCAACTTGCCAAAGATGTTTTTAGGTTTTGCTAAACTGGTTTCATACTAAGGTAGAGAAAGCAGCAATCTGATCAGCTAGCCGAgccattaagaaaaaaaatctacagccTTCCTTAAGTAAGCGGAGGGATTACAGGACAAAGAAAACCAGGTGTGTATGCAAGTGTTTgattcagaaatgcaaaaaggcagagaaagaacatAGGAGGCAGCAAAGAAGCCAGTTTCAAAGAAATGGGCTCCCTAACAGTGCAtacaaatagcaaataaaaataaatacaattctGTAACAGAAACCAGTGTTGTCCTTGGTAACTATAGTAATTTTGTATAACCTCTTGTCATAGTAAACCAGGTCTTTAACTTCAAAATAGATCACTGAAGTAACTTGAAACACTTTGCAAGTGACAACCCTGTACTTAACAGGTAGAAGCAATCACTGCACAACATACTAGGTCctactaaaagaaaagaaagaaaaaacactccaaaaacccaaggggagggggggagcaCACAACcaaatataaacaaaaccagaagccaTCCCAAACAATACCCAAAAGCCCCACACACAGCCAGCCCTGTTTTAGAGCCACTTCCCCAGGCAGCTACAGCTGACTTTCACTCCTCCCATTTCGCTCTTTCCTTTCCTAGCGAGCAGGTTGTTTGAGAGCAAGTTGTTTGACATGATGTACAGGCTCTTCTATAGGACTTCCTCAAGAGATAGATGAGCTGACGAGGCCCCTCCACAAGTAAGTTGTAAACAGGAAAGCCTCTCCTAGCACAACATCAAATCTTCACCACCTCACCTGCTTTGTTCTTCAGATTGGTGGTGATGCCATTGAACTCTGATTTGTCGATTTCCCATGCCAGGGGAAGCTTTCCAAGGTCGCTAGACAAGCTTTCCAAGTTGGCATCCTCACTGTAGATTATCTCTGAAGCACCAGTTTGAATTCCGAGTAAGCTAGGTGTGTTATTTCCGACATTTAAGGCAGAACTGCCTGACAGGCAGGCACTAACTGAAGCACTTGGGCTCTTACAAATAGATGTCACTCTGTTTAAAAAAGCATAGTCT
Protein-coding regions in this window:
- the BIVM gene encoding basic immunoglobulin-like variable motif-containing protein isoform X2 — translated: MPNISEDEKENGSGNNGNTENKPGKESPEASLHDPVKPYCMSDASTASLVSRGNGHYPWGCPVTHTREKFYTICSDYAFLNRVTSICKSPSASVSACLSGSSALNVGNNTPSLLGIQTGASEIIYSEDANLESLSSDLGKLPLAWEIDKSEFNGITTNLKNKAGNMKKQVTKKKSVDKKSKHHRECPQHTALEDVKERKVLDLRRWYCVSRPQYKTSCGISSLVSCWNFLYSTLGAGSLPPITQEEALHILGFQPPFEEIRFGPFTGNTTLMRWFRQINDHFHIKGCSYVLYKPHGKNKTAGETAAGALAKLTRGLKDESMAYIYHCQNHYFCPIGFEATPVKASKAYRGRVLQQEVEYWILIGEPSRKHPTIHCKRWADIVTDLNTQNPEYLDIRHLERGLQHRKTKKVGGNLHCIIAFQRLSWQRFGPWNFPFGNVRQDKQSQTPGQGISKSESEDNISKKQHGRLGRSFSASFHQESTWKKSNLRERRNSGYQSYNDYDGND
- the BIVM gene encoding basic immunoglobulin-like variable motif-containing protein isoform X1 — its product is MPNISEDEKENGSGNNGNTENKPGKESPEASLHDPVKPYCMSDASTASLVSRGNGHYPWGCPVTHTREKFYTICSDYAFLNRVTSICKSPSASVSACLSGSSALNVGNNTPSLLGIQTGASEIIYSEDANLESLSSDLGKLPLAWEIDKSEFNGITTNLKNKAGNMKKQVTKKKSVDKKSKHHRECPQHTALEDVKERKVLDLRRWYCVSRPQYKTSCGISSLVSCWNFLYSTLGAGSLPPITQEEALHILGFQPPFEEIRFGPFTGNTTLMRWFRQINDHFHIKGCSYVLYKPHGKNKTAGETAAGALAKLTRGLKDESMAYIYHCQNHYFCPIGFEATPVKASKAYRLLDLDSGDLGSVPSSTTDFQCDFRGRVLQQEVEYWILIGEPSRKHPTIHCKRWADIVTDLNTQNPEYLDIRHLERGLQHRKTKKVGGNLHCIIAFQRLSWQRFGPWNFPFGNVRQDKQSQTPGQGISKSESEDNISKKQHGRLGRSFSASFHQESTWKKSNLRERRNSGYQSYNDYDGND